Proteins encoded by one window of Micromonospora coxensis:
- a CDS encoding ABC transporter substrate-binding protein yields MTPIPTGATPGLSRRGLLGGAAALSAVLLTGCGTDNAPATAPTGQPRRGGRLRAAFAGGGANETLDPHLANLFVEASRAKAMYDKLADYGPDVSIRPRLAQRWEPHADLTRWRVHLREATFHDGRPVRAADVLASYARITDPKRAFRAKASLAMIDLRASRAVDDRTVEFALTRPFAEFGNLLAAFGAYIVPEDTETFDRPVGSGAFVFDSFQPGRSLLLRRNPDHWDGAAYLDELEYLISNDESARINALLGGQVEYAHDITPTTARTHAGDGRVAITRMANSTMQGFTMKVDRPPFDNRDLREAMFLLTDRRQLVDTVLSGAGQVGNDLYGKGYQYYAGDIPQRTPDLDRARFLIDRAGAKGLRITLDTAAVASGFVEAATVLADQARQVGLTVVPTTGNKDTYWKDILTNGVLACYRSGAMPIETHISQRLLTNSTTNATRWARPEFDALYAKAVSSPDEAARRQAYDDMQRMLHAEGGFLIWGFADFLVATGPNVGGVSADAPANTLDWARFDKVWLG; encoded by the coding sequence ATGACCCCCATTCCGACCGGCGCCACACCCGGACTGAGCCGCCGCGGCCTGCTCGGCGGCGCCGCCGCGCTCTCCGCGGTGCTGCTCACCGGCTGTGGTACCGACAACGCACCGGCCACCGCCCCGACCGGGCAGCCCAGGCGCGGCGGCCGGCTGCGGGCCGCGTTCGCCGGTGGCGGCGCCAACGAGACCCTCGACCCGCACCTGGCGAACCTCTTCGTCGAGGCGTCCCGGGCCAAGGCCATGTACGACAAGCTCGCCGACTACGGCCCGGACGTGTCGATCCGGCCGCGCCTGGCGCAGCGCTGGGAACCCCACGCCGACCTCACCCGGTGGCGGGTCCACCTGCGCGAGGCCACCTTCCACGACGGTCGCCCGGTGCGCGCTGCCGACGTGCTGGCCAGCTACGCCCGGATCACCGACCCGAAACGCGCGTTCCGGGCCAAGGCCAGCCTGGCGATGATCGACCTGCGGGCCAGCCGGGCGGTCGACGACCGCACCGTCGAGTTCGCCCTGACCCGCCCGTTCGCCGAGTTCGGCAACCTGCTCGCCGCGTTCGGCGCCTACATCGTGCCCGAGGACACGGAGACCTTCGACCGGCCGGTCGGCTCCGGCGCGTTCGTCTTCGACTCCTTCCAGCCGGGTCGGTCGCTGCTGCTCAGGCGCAACCCCGACCACTGGGACGGAGCGGCGTACCTCGACGAGCTGGAGTACCTGATCAGCAACGACGAGTCGGCGCGGATCAACGCCCTGCTCGGCGGGCAGGTGGAGTACGCACACGACATCACCCCCACCACCGCCCGTACCCACGCCGGTGACGGACGGGTCGCCATCACCCGGATGGCGAACAGCACCATGCAGGGCTTCACCATGAAGGTCGACCGGCCGCCGTTCGACAACCGGGACCTGCGCGAGGCGATGTTCCTGCTCACCGACCGGCGGCAGCTCGTCGACACGGTCCTCTCCGGCGCCGGTCAGGTCGGCAACGACCTCTACGGCAAGGGCTACCAGTACTACGCCGGGGACATCCCGCAACGCACCCCGGACCTCGACCGGGCCCGCTTCCTCATCGACCGGGCCGGCGCGAAGGGGCTGCGGATCACCCTGGACACCGCCGCCGTGGCCAGCGGATTCGTCGAGGCGGCCACCGTCCTCGCCGACCAGGCCCGGCAGGTCGGCCTCACCGTCGTACCGACCACCGGCAACAAGGACACCTACTGGAAGGACATCCTGACCAACGGCGTGCTGGCCTGCTACCGCTCCGGGGCCATGCCGATCGAGACGCACATCTCCCAGCGGCTGCTGACCAACTCCACCACCAACGCCACCCGCTGGGCCCGCCCCGAATTCGACGCGCTCTACGCCAAGGCGGTGTCCAGCCCCGACGAGGCGGCCCGCCGGCAGGCGTACGACGACATGCAGCGGATGCTGCACGCCGAGGGTGGCTTCCTGATCTGGGGGTTCGCCGACTTCCTGGTCGCCACCGGCCCGAACGTCGGCGGGGTCTCCGCCGACGCCCCCGCCAACACCCTGGACTGGGCCCGCTTCGACAAGGTCTGGCTGGGGTGA
- a CDS encoding class I SAM-dependent methyltransferase, whose product MTDPVVATANLLTDNPELYEAQFPDPHHAAATFVDDLVRRFAPQGDPGRRLLDVGCGTGRDAGHLARIGYAATGLDSSARMLAHARRHHRQVRFVATDMRDFDLGTRFDVVTCLDSAMLYCHRNADLVAFLDRCHAHLVPGGLLVAEMRNGAYFLGNTDLLDAPRTRTVSWRGVPYTSRTRFWIDHAAQLLCRERVWTWPDGGQPLVQNSAWRLLFPLELRHLLDAAGFDVLALFDLPGPRTQPPWQPDAELSTTLSGDRLHLVARRRNDAA is encoded by the coding sequence ATGACCGACCCGGTCGTGGCCACGGCCAACCTGCTCACCGACAACCCTGAACTGTACGAGGCGCAGTTCCCGGACCCGCATCATGCGGCGGCGACCTTCGTCGACGACCTGGTACGGCGATTCGCCCCGCAGGGCGACCCGGGACGGCGGCTGCTCGACGTCGGCTGCGGTACCGGCCGGGACGCCGGCCACCTGGCCCGGATCGGGTACGCGGCGACCGGACTGGACAGCTCCGCCCGGATGCTGGCCCATGCCCGCCGACACCACCGGCAGGTCCGGTTCGTGGCCACCGACATGCGCGACTTCGACCTCGGCACCCGTTTCGACGTCGTCACCTGCCTGGACAGCGCGATGCTGTACTGCCACCGCAACGCGGACCTGGTCGCGTTCCTGGACCGCTGCCACGCCCACCTCGTGCCGGGCGGGCTGCTGGTCGCCGAGATGCGCAACGGCGCGTACTTCCTGGGCAACACCGACCTGCTGGACGCCCCGCGCACCCGCACGGTCAGCTGGCGCGGCGTCCCCTACACCTCACGGACCCGGTTCTGGATCGACCACGCCGCGCAACTGCTGTGCCGGGAACGGGTCTGGACCTGGCCGGACGGCGGGCAGCCGCTGGTGCAGAACTCCGCCTGGCGGCTGCTGTTCCCCCTGGAACTGCGGCACCTGCTCGACGCCGCCGGGTTCGACGTGCTCGCCCTGTTCGACCTGCCCGGGCCGCGTACCCAACCGCCGTGGCAGCCGGACGCCGAGCTGTCCACCACGCTCTCCGGCGACCGCCTGCACCTGGTCGCCCGCCGCCGCAACGACGCGGCCTGA
- a CDS encoding MFS transporter — MSATWATLRSFPLPVRLLVVNQLGVNIGFYMLLPYLAGYLADEVGLSAALIGLVLGVRNLSQQGMFLIGGSAADRLGARGVIIAGCALRTVGFAVFALGVSLPALLVASVLSGLAGALFNPAVRAYLAQAAPDRRSEAFALFNVFASAGALLGPLVGSALLLVDFTAAAWGAAAVFAALTVAQALVLPPQPVVRSGQTLGRDWRECLTDRRFLVFTLALSAMFALQNQLYLVLPVQAGHATGSPVAVAALFVASTVVTLAGQIPLTRWLSGRTARGTAITVGMAVMGGAFLLPLLPAGTGPVGLLPVLGAAVLLAVGVMIAQPFVLELVPGFAREGLTGTYFGLFYLVSGVVAATATTAVGRAMGDADGAGVPAGAWLLCAALGLASAAAVRLLHRRHRLGPRPVPVDAEAPA; from the coding sequence ATGAGCGCCACCTGGGCGACGCTGCGCAGCTTCCCGCTGCCGGTGCGGCTGCTGGTGGTCAACCAACTCGGCGTCAACATCGGCTTCTACATGCTGCTGCCCTACCTCGCCGGGTACCTCGCCGACGAGGTGGGTCTCTCCGCCGCCCTGATCGGGCTGGTGCTCGGGGTACGCAACCTCAGCCAGCAGGGCATGTTCCTGATCGGTGGGTCCGCCGCCGACCGGCTCGGTGCCCGGGGTGTCATCATCGCCGGCTGTGCGCTGCGTACCGTCGGTTTCGCGGTGTTCGCCCTCGGGGTGTCCCTGCCGGCGCTGCTCGTCGCGTCGGTGCTGTCCGGGCTGGCCGGGGCACTGTTCAACCCGGCTGTCCGCGCCTACCTCGCCCAGGCCGCCCCCGACCGGCGGTCCGAGGCGTTCGCCCTGTTCAACGTGTTCGCCAGCGCCGGCGCACTGCTCGGCCCGCTGGTCGGCAGCGCGCTGCTGCTGGTCGACTTCACCGCCGCCGCGTGGGGCGCCGCTGCGGTCTTCGCGGCACTGACCGTCGCGCAGGCTCTCGTCCTGCCCCCGCAGCCGGTGGTGCGCAGCGGACAGACCCTCGGCCGGGACTGGCGGGAGTGCCTCACCGACCGCCGGTTCCTCGTCTTCACCCTCGCGCTGAGCGCGATGTTCGCCCTGCAGAACCAGCTCTACCTCGTCCTGCCGGTCCAGGCCGGCCACGCCACCGGGTCACCCGTGGCGGTGGCCGCCCTGTTCGTGGCGTCGACGGTGGTGACCCTGGCCGGGCAGATCCCGCTGACCCGGTGGTTGTCCGGCCGGACGGCCCGGGGCACCGCGATCACGGTCGGGATGGCGGTCATGGGCGGCGCTTTCCTGCTGCCGCTGCTCCCGGCCGGCACCGGGCCGGTCGGGCTGCTGCCCGTCCTCGGCGCGGCCGTGCTGCTCGCCGTCGGGGTGATGATCGCCCAGCCGTTCGTCCTGGAACTGGTCCCCGGCTTCGCCCGCGAGGGCCTGACCGGCACCTACTTCGGCCTGTTCTACCTGGTCTCCGGAGTGGTCGCGGCGACGGCCACCACGGCGGTCGGCCGGGCCATGGGCGACGCCGACGGCGCCGGGGTACCGGCCGGCGCCTGGCTGCTCTGCGCGGCGCTCGGCCTGGCCTCGGCGGCAGCGGTCCGGCTGCTGCACCGCCGGCACCGGCTCGGTCCCCGACCGGTGCCCGTCGACGCGGAGGCGCCCGCATGA
- a CDS encoding dipeptide epimerase, giving the protein MELTWRSYPLVLREPLRISRSSMAGRDAVQVTVDHDGTSGHGELVTSTYQRLDLTTAVTALAGVAGRIADYPDPETLLADPSTPAGAVPPGVRAALDAAVHDLVARRAGVPVHRLLGLPDGTPVGTAYTLGLVPPDAAAATARRLVAAGFTTLKVKAGDADDLDRVAAVRAAAPRARLLLDPNGGWSAEQTLRLLEAMTAHRVDAVEQPVPPGDPDRLAWIAARTPVPVVADEDAATVSDVRRLAGAVAGVNIKLAKCGGITAAREIIDVATGYDMDVMLGCLVTSSLGIAPAVHLTGRARWVDLDGHLLLADDPWTGLGGHDGTLRLAGTPGLGVTPTGAGDPAGAPR; this is encoded by the coding sequence ATGGAACTGACCTGGCGGTCGTACCCGCTCGTGCTGCGCGAGCCACTGAGGATCTCCCGGTCCAGCATGGCCGGACGTGACGCGGTGCAGGTCACCGTCGACCACGACGGGACGAGCGGCCACGGCGAGCTGGTGACCAGCACCTACCAGCGGCTGGACCTGACCACCGCGGTCACCGCACTGGCCGGCGTCGCCGGCCGGATCGCCGACTACCCCGACCCGGAGACACTCCTCGCGGACCCGTCCACGCCGGCCGGCGCGGTGCCGCCCGGGGTGCGGGCCGCGCTGGACGCCGCCGTGCACGACCTCGTCGCACGGCGGGCCGGCGTACCGGTGCACCGACTGCTCGGGCTGCCCGACGGCACCCCGGTCGGCACGGCGTACACCCTCGGGCTGGTCCCGCCCGACGCGGCGGCCGCGACCGCGCGGCGGCTGGTCGCGGCCGGTTTCACCACGCTGAAGGTCAAGGCCGGCGACGCGGACGACCTGGACCGGGTCGCGGCGGTACGGGCCGCCGCCCCGCGGGCCCGGCTGCTGCTGGACCCCAACGGCGGCTGGAGCGCCGAGCAGACCCTCCGGCTGCTGGAGGCGATGACGGCACACCGCGTCGACGCCGTCGAACAGCCGGTGCCACCCGGCGACCCGGATCGGCTGGCCTGGATCGCGGCCCGAACCCCGGTGCCGGTCGTCGCCGACGAGGACGCCGCCACCGTCAGCGACGTGCGCCGGCTGGCCGGAGCGGTGGCCGGGGTCAACATCAAGCTCGCCAAGTGCGGCGGGATCACCGCCGCCCGGGAGATCATCGACGTCGCCACCGGGTACGACATGGACGTCATGCTCGGCTGCCTGGTCACCAGCTCCCTCGGCATCGCCCCCGCCGTACACCTGACAGGGCGGGCCCGCTGGGTCGACCTCGACGGGCACCTGCTGCTGGCCGACGACCCGTGGACCGGCCTCGGCGGTCACGACGGGACCCTGCGACTGGCCGGCACGCCGGGGCTCGGGGTCACCCCGACCGGTGCCGGTGACCCGGCGGGGGCGCCCCGATGA
- a CDS encoding PLP-dependent cysteine synthase family protein, translating to MTAPQLLDLVGHTPVLFVDTPLPHPHGGFWAKVECLSPGGMKARAAVSMLTGARMRGELRPGAPVVESTSGTLGIGLAFAGQALGHPVVLVVDGELEPSMRTLLRAYGARLEVVDRPHPVGGWQQARLDRVAEVRAGLPGSYWPDQYDNPDNAAGYTGLAAEIAEQVDAVDVLVCSVGTGGHSAGLARALRRYWPALRLVGVDTVGSTIFGQPARARLMRGLGSSIHPRNVDHRAFDEVHWVGPVEAVESCRRLATGTFVTGGWSTGAVARVAAWTARTEPGARVLTVFPDGPHRYLDSIFDDDYCARHGLLGPAHGHPVEIHHPQAVEATRWSRCRVVVDPVGPAGRRATTASGTAPGTAAPGMARVPAWN from the coding sequence GTGACTGCCCCGCAGCTGCTGGACCTGGTCGGACACACTCCGGTGCTGTTCGTGGACACCCCGCTGCCGCACCCGCACGGCGGGTTCTGGGCGAAGGTGGAGTGCCTCAGCCCCGGTGGGATGAAGGCGCGCGCGGCGGTGTCCATGCTCACCGGAGCCCGGATGCGGGGCGAGTTGCGGCCGGGCGCCCCGGTGGTCGAGTCGACCAGCGGCACTCTCGGCATCGGACTGGCCTTCGCCGGGCAGGCCCTCGGGCACCCGGTGGTCCTGGTCGTCGACGGTGAGCTGGAACCGTCGATGCGGACCCTGCTGCGCGCGTACGGGGCCCGGCTGGAGGTGGTGGACCGACCACACCCGGTGGGCGGCTGGCAGCAGGCCCGCCTCGACCGGGTCGCCGAGGTCCGGGCCGGCCTGCCCGGGTCGTACTGGCCGGACCAGTACGACAACCCGGACAACGCCGCCGGCTACACCGGGCTGGCCGCCGAGATCGCCGAGCAGGTCGACGCGGTCGACGTGCTGGTGTGCAGCGTGGGCACCGGCGGGCACAGCGCCGGACTGGCCCGGGCCCTACGGAGGTACTGGCCGGCGCTGCGCCTGGTCGGGGTGGACACCGTCGGCTCCACCATCTTCGGCCAGCCGGCCCGTGCCCGGCTGATGCGCGGCCTGGGCAGCAGCATCCATCCCCGCAACGTCGACCACCGGGCGTTCGACGAGGTGCACTGGGTGGGTCCGGTCGAGGCGGTGGAGAGCTGCCGGCGCCTGGCGACCGGCACCTTCGTCACCGGCGGGTGGAGCACCGGCGCGGTGGCCCGGGTGGCCGCCTGGACGGCCCGTACCGAGCCGGGCGCCCGGGTGCTGACCGTCTTCCCCGACGGACCCCACCGCTACCTCGACTCCATCTTCGACGACGACTACTGCGCCCGGCACGGGCTGCTCGGCCCGGCCCACGGGCATCCGGTGGAGATCCACCACCCGCAGGCGGTGGAGGCGACCCGGTGGAGCCGCTGCCGCGTCGTCGTCGACCCGGTCGGTCCGGCCGGGCGGCGCGCGACCACGGCGAGCGGGACGGCGCCGGGCACGGCCGCACCGGGCATGGCACGGGTGCCGGCATGGAACTGA
- a CDS encoding Rossmann-like domain-containing protein, translating to MTGPTTRPEYRSFDALVTDVRDGRVGPDPAQQQVTVGFVTRQGARHVTRGRGYRNHVLSLRVGAAVGSCAVEPDELPDDVAYACVGRSVAELLTHPALPVRVAALDAYLLTVRPHLDAADAVLTVPAGTSLAKSTARAAAVVDLLPCAPGQTVLVVGVVNSLLEQLRRRGLRYLPCDYAGGRTEWDEDCLPDAQALLGAADAILASGMTLGNGSFAPLLAHAAATGTPLVMFAQTGSGVLPWFVGSGVTAVSAEPYPFFWLDGGPTPLYRYRATP from the coding sequence ATGACCGGCCCGACGACCCGACCGGAGTACCGGTCGTTCGACGCGCTGGTCACCGACGTGCGCGACGGTCGGGTCGGCCCCGATCCGGCACAGCAGCAGGTCACCGTCGGCTTCGTCACCCGTCAGGGGGCCCGGCACGTCACCCGGGGCCGGGGCTACCGCAACCATGTGCTCAGCCTGCGGGTCGGGGCGGCGGTCGGCTCCTGCGCCGTCGAGCCGGACGAACTGCCCGACGACGTCGCCTACGCCTGCGTCGGCCGGTCGGTGGCGGAGCTGCTGACCCATCCGGCGCTGCCGGTACGGGTCGCGGCGCTGGACGCGTACCTGCTCACGGTCCGGCCGCACCTCGACGCGGCCGACGCGGTGCTGACCGTGCCCGCCGGTACCTCGCTGGCGAAGTCGACCGCCCGCGCGGCGGCCGTCGTGGACCTGCTGCCCTGCGCACCCGGGCAGACGGTACTGGTGGTCGGGGTGGTCAACTCACTGCTGGAGCAGCTGCGCCGACGCGGTCTGCGCTACCTGCCCTGCGACTACGCGGGCGGCCGGACCGAGTGGGACGAGGACTGCCTGCCCGACGCGCAGGCGCTGCTCGGCGCGGCCGACGCGATCCTGGCCTCCGGGATGACCCTGGGCAACGGCAGTTTCGCGCCGCTGCTGGCGCACGCGGCGGCCACCGGTACCCCGCTGGTGATGTTCGCCCAGACCGGCAGCGGGGTGCTGCCCTGGTTCGTCGGCTCGGGCGTGACCGCGGTGTCCGCCGAGCCGTACCCGTTCTTCTGGCTCGACGGCGGCCCGACGCCGCTCTACCGGTACCGGGCGACGCCGTGA
- a CDS encoding ATP-grasp domain-containing protein translates to MAHVLVVESWVGAMSGLLPRAIREAGHRFSFLTRDLHHYLRSAPTDRPHPLLAAENVLTTETNDLPGLMSFVEDVHRVLRFDGVVTSCDYYLGTAARLAAHLGLPGAAPEAVECAYRKDLARAAMRRAGVPQPAFAVTEDWAATSNAADGIGYPLVVKPVDLCAGMYVRRVRDRAELRAAYDALAGFPVNARRQPRTPLVLLEELLDGPEVSVETATVDGVTTVIGVTDKSLAGTSGFVESGHMFPAPLDPDLARAVGATATAALAAVGLDHGVAHTELRLTPDGPRVVEVNPRPAGNQITELVRRVTGIDLPMGYAQLALGERPDLTPTDTGVRSAAIAFLLPPRPGTVTGITGTEAVVAEPRVVDWAVKPAGHRAGEASSNNHYLGHVMVVDPAGAGARSLADRLVAGLRVGYAEEPAGVPA, encoded by the coding sequence ATGGCGCACGTGTTGGTGGTCGAGAGTTGGGTGGGCGCCATGAGCGGCCTGCTGCCGAGGGCCATCCGAGAAGCCGGCCATCGCTTCTCCTTCCTGACCCGCGACCTGCACCACTACCTCCGCAGCGCGCCGACGGACAGGCCACACCCGCTACTGGCGGCCGAGAACGTGTTGACGACCGAGACCAACGACCTGCCGGGACTCATGTCCTTCGTGGAGGACGTTCATCGGGTGCTGCGCTTCGACGGGGTGGTCACCTCCTGCGACTACTACCTGGGCACGGCCGCCCGGCTGGCCGCGCACCTGGGCCTACCCGGCGCCGCACCGGAGGCGGTGGAGTGCGCGTACCGCAAGGACCTGGCCCGCGCCGCGATGCGCCGGGCCGGCGTTCCGCAGCCGGCATTCGCGGTGACCGAGGACTGGGCCGCCACCAGTAACGCGGCCGACGGCATCGGATACCCACTGGTGGTCAAACCCGTCGACCTCTGCGCCGGGATGTACGTCCGCCGGGTGCGCGACCGGGCCGAACTGCGGGCGGCGTACGACGCACTGGCCGGCTTCCCGGTCAACGCCCGACGCCAGCCGAGGACGCCGCTGGTGCTGCTGGAGGAACTGCTGGACGGGCCGGAAGTGAGTGTGGAGACGGCCACCGTGGACGGTGTCACCACGGTGATCGGGGTGACGGACAAGAGCCTGGCCGGCACCTCAGGATTCGTGGAGAGCGGGCACATGTTCCCCGCGCCCCTCGACCCCGACCTCGCCCGTGCCGTCGGCGCGACGGCCACCGCCGCCCTGGCCGCGGTCGGGCTCGACCACGGCGTGGCCCACACCGAGCTGCGGCTGACCCCGGACGGCCCCCGGGTGGTGGAGGTCAACCCCCGGCCCGCAGGCAACCAGATCACCGAACTGGTCCGCCGGGTCACCGGCATCGACCTGCCGATGGGGTACGCGCAACTGGCGCTCGGCGAGCGGCCCGACCTGACCCCGACCGACACCGGGGTACGCAGCGCGGCGATCGCGTTCCTGCTTCCTCCGCGCCCCGGCACGGTCACCGGGATCACCGGCACCGAGGCGGTGGTCGCCGAGCCCCGGGTGGTGGACTGGGCGGTGAAGCCGGCCGGACACCGGGCCGGGGAGGCCAGCAGCAACAACCACTACCTGGGTCACGTCATGGTCGTCGACCCTGCGGGGGCCGGCGCCCGGTCGCTGGCGGACCGGCTGGTCGCCGGCCTGCGGGTCGGGTACGCCGAGGAGCCCGCCGGAGTGCCGGCATGA
- a CDS encoding DUF6745 domain-containing protein, which yields MTASQLRGALSAGVTHTDPELSPLRTSRTRQPWPELPPPQALDSGVPLAVVLHQGVRTALHRSLAHGYYLPVRAALADDGPVPVCWYGQQDASWIAYYDVLHRLGLARYGPDEAAHLDAWAGLARSCGWWWPGEEVCVVVDRPEAIRTEAVSGTAHDQIRLHPRGLRHRDGWQPLLHR from the coding sequence ATGACCGCCTCTCAGCTCCGCGGCGCGCTGAGCGCGGGCGTCACCCACACCGATCCCGAACTGTCACCCCTGCGGACGAGCAGGACCAGGCAACCATGGCCCGAACTGCCGCCGCCGCAGGCGCTCGACAGCGGCGTTCCGCTCGCTGTCGTGCTGCACCAGGGCGTACGCACGGCGTTGCACCGGAGCCTCGCGCACGGGTACTACCTACCCGTGCGTGCGGCGCTCGCGGACGACGGCCCGGTACCCGTGTGCTGGTACGGGCAGCAGGACGCGTCATGGATCGCCTACTACGACGTGCTGCACCGACTCGGCCTCGCCCGGTACGGGCCGGACGAGGCCGCACACCTCGACGCCTGGGCCGGCCTGGCCCGCTCCTGCGGCTGGTGGTGGCCCGGCGAGGAGGTCTGCGTCGTGGTGGACCGACCCGAGGCGATCCGAACCGAGGCGGTCTCCGGAACTGCGCACGACCAGATCCGACTGCACCCTCGCGGCCTGCGCCACCGCGACGGCTGGCAACCACTCCTGCACAGGTGA
- a CDS encoding MerR family transcriptional regulator has product MRIGDLAAVTGASARSLRYYEEQGLLASERSAGGQRHYPDSAVERVTLIQSLLAAGLSSSTIRDVLPCITEEAIRTPWLAERLRAELSRVEDQIDSLHRTRTVLAGLVEHYTV; this is encoded by the coding sequence ATGCGCATCGGCGACCTGGCGGCGGTGACCGGCGCAAGTGCCCGATCACTGCGCTACTACGAGGAGCAGGGGCTGCTCGCGAGCGAGCGCAGCGCCGGTGGTCAACGGCACTATCCCGATTCGGCGGTCGAGCGCGTCACGCTCATCCAGTCCCTGCTCGCCGCCGGTCTGTCCAGCAGCACCATCCGCGACGTGTTGCCGTGCATCACCGAGGAGGCGATCCGTACGCCCTGGCTGGCCGAGCGGTTGCGCGCGGAGCTGAGCCGGGTCGAGGACCAGATCGACTCTCTGCACCGCACCCGCACCGTCCTGGCCGGCCTGGTCGAGCACTACACCGTCTGA
- a CDS encoding oxidoreductase has product MTATTTPLGSLLEPTTLAGLPLNTRFVMAPMTRFRSPGGVPTPEVAAYYRRRADNGIGLVISEGVLVGHPSAGHETSVPRMTAGPAESGWRRVTDEVHAVGGRIAAQLWHLGSARQPVDGIPAWTPSGVPGNSHAMTLADVDVLLAAYAEAAGVAVRAGFDAVEIHAAHGYLLDEFLWPYTNRRTDRFGGSPAGRAAFPAEVIRAVRTAVPAEMPVIVRLSQFKERDYAARIAESPAELAVILDAFAAAGADVLHASQRNVADPAFPGSPRNLAGWAKHLTGLPSITVGSIGLTRDFLGSPALRNLLQRLDAGEFDLVALGRILLGNPAWVTLAAAGRLDEIHDYRKADEDTYF; this is encoded by the coding sequence ATGACCGCGACGACGACCCCGCTGGGTTCCCTGCTCGAGCCGACGACGCTTGCCGGCCTGCCGCTGAACACCCGTTTCGTGATGGCACCGATGACCCGGTTCCGTTCGCCCGGTGGTGTGCCGACGCCCGAGGTCGCTGCCTACTACCGGCGCCGGGCCGACAACGGCATCGGTCTGGTCATCAGCGAGGGGGTGCTCGTCGGTCATCCCAGCGCCGGCCACGAGACGAGCGTGCCGCGAATGACCGCCGGGCCGGCGGAGAGCGGCTGGCGGCGGGTGACCGACGAGGTGCACGCCGTCGGCGGCCGGATCGCCGCGCAGCTCTGGCATCTCGGCAGCGCACGCCAGCCGGTGGACGGGATCCCGGCGTGGACCCCGTCCGGCGTGCCCGGCAACAGCCACGCGATGACCCTCGCCGACGTCGACGTCCTCCTCGCCGCGTACGCCGAGGCCGCCGGTGTGGCGGTACGGGCCGGATTCGACGCCGTGGAGATCCACGCCGCGCACGGCTATCTGCTCGACGAGTTCCTCTGGCCGTACACCAACCGCCGCACCGACCGTTTCGGCGGGTCACCCGCCGGACGCGCGGCGTTCCCGGCGGAGGTGATCCGGGCGGTCCGCACGGCGGTCCCCGCCGAGATGCCGGTCATCGTACGGCTCTCCCAGTTCAAGGAGCGGGACTACGCCGCCCGGATCGCCGAGTCGCCTGCCGAGCTGGCGGTGATCCTCGATGCCTTCGCGGCAGCCGGCGCCGACGTGCTGCACGCCTCCCAGCGCAACGTCGCCGACCCCGCGTTCCCCGGCTCGCCGCGCAACCTGGCCGGCTGGGCGAAGCACCTCACCGGCCTGCCGTCCATCACCGTCGGCTCGATCGGCCTGACCCGCGACTTCCTCGGCTCCCCCGCGCTACGCAACCTGCTCCAGCGGCTCGACGCCGGCGAGTTCGACCTCGTCGCTCTCGGACGCATCCTGCTCGGCAACCCGGCATGGGTGACCCTCGCCGCAGCCGGCCGGCTCGACGAGATCCACGACTACCGCAAGGCCGACGAGGACACGTACTTCTAG